A portion of the Stigmatella aurantiaca DW4/3-1 genome contains these proteins:
- a CDS encoding non-ribosomal peptide synthetase has protein sequence MSSPRDSMSGLSLEEKRKLLAELMAKSGKSAPRIFPLASGQKALWLLQQQEPEGAAYNTPFALRIRSQIDVAAFKRAFEMVAARHPSLRTTVSSAADGQLLQTSHPVLEPHFAHTDASGWTAEQLQAAVVRAYRQPFSLERGPLLRGDLFSAQPDDHILLITVHHIVYDGWSAGILQGELTRIYQALSSGEQPSLAPVTGSYADFVAQQTEMLAGAAGRAHGEYWQKKLAGELPVLALPADRSRSALAANRSGACSIKLQPELTNRIKELAQGAGATPFVVLLSAYAALLGRLARQEDLLIGSPTAGRPGAAFHGVVGYFANSVALRADLTGAPSTRQLIARMRDVVHEALANQDYPFASLVERLGIARRPGVSPIFQASMSFHSSREGGDAMALWSTPDEETRVKWGNLELEPYPLSDQETQFDLTLEMWEVRGAFAGALRFNRALFNDSTVGLWRGYFEKLLEQMVRAPDEPIARLALAEPVTATQPQGSTQLVGQVDRAGESTITAWFEAQVARTPDAAALSFGDVHLSYAELNARANVVAHEVRGRGVGPESLVGICVERSAELVIAILGVLKAGGAYVPLDPASPRERLALILEDAEVTALVTETKRRDELPTEKVPTIFVDALQWQEGQRAPNPAPGLTPDNAAYVIYTSGSTGRPKGVIVTHANATRLFTTTDALYGFGPSDVWTLFHSAAFDFSVWELWGALFYGGRLVVVPHWMTRSPEAFGELIAREGVTVLNQTPSAFRALLRAPSIADGVGGRGLKWIIFGGEALDAATVRPWFERYADAATRLINMYGITETTVHVTYHHVTQADLSSAASLIGRPIPDLVINLLDEHGQPVPDGVPGEMYVGGAGVARGYLKRPELTAQRFIHNPSAPSERLYRSGDLAIRQQDGTFTYLGRIDDQVKIRGFRIELGEIQSVMARHPAVADAYVSTYERSADDRRIVAYVVPKQGASEMLLSSTSDGGIGDTHVGEWKSLYDDLYARSEGESQKDPSFNIAGWNSSYSGAPLSAEAMKEWVNHTVQQVLDRAPSRVLEIGCGTGLLLTRIAPSTAAYWATDVSGVVVNMLKGVTKKTPGLEHAKLFHCAADQLGSIDFGDERFEAVILNSVIQYFPSAEYLARALESASARVSTGGFIFVGDVRNLRLLEAFHASIVLAQSSGTLEPQALKERVARRMAGEEELVLDPGFFWSLKQRIPRLSHVEIRPKRGAYLNELTRFRYDVLLHLDTPPAPAPDVAWGPGNVSLPELRARLSGEGARRIGLRGVRNARVEAALEALASLSEQASTRPGAFEKLRRRLLDRDAPLPTHEPEPGIDPEALAQLAGELSFDVSLDWSRGGVDGSFDAVFTRRAPPGTSAAVGSLTGPIALFGAAPEPVPAARHANDPLRERMERRLESDLRKRAQDQLPDYMVPASIMVIDAIPMTGNGKVDRRALPVPAAPQGLETAYVEPRTGEEEILVSIFAELLGAERVGVHESFFDLGGHSLLATQVVSRARAVFGVDVPLRTLFDSPTVAGLAAAVQQLRKRSNAAALDFSPPMERPPRIPLSSSQERLWVLDRIEETRAPIYIIPLVLRLRGTLNQEALRQSLDGIIQRHEALRTRFPTVDGQPVQEIAEELHAELPPSEELGHGAGATEAEISKLIQEQAGLEVSRPFDLERGPLFRMRLLRISEGDHVLVLTMHHIISDGWSVGLLTRELAAGYNALQSRRELVMPALPAQYADFALWQRKMLREGALSESIEAHKQRLAGAPASLELPSDRPRPGAPSFKGGVVRFPVDRALTARLKEMSRREGATLYMTLLTAYSAYLSRLSGMQDLIIGSPVANRNRAATEPLIGFFVNTLALRVDLSGDPTFLELLARVRRTALDAYADQDVPFEKLVEVAAPERSLSRQPLVQVMFALQNAPFTPPALDGLNVELLELDSITAKFDLTLSMQETADGLSGLLEYSAELFDRGRIERMAEHLVVLLREVVEHPGRRVPELNILDAREAGRLAEWATGPSAPAVPGSVVEMFLEQVARAPDAIAIERGDLKLSYGELDRRSTRLARHLATLGFGPEKRAALCLPGSVEFIVSMLGVWKAGGAYVPVDPEYPEARIEHMLEDSSAELLLTVRAAGERPRFQGRTLWMDEEIPEHAHPPELGLPSASAAAYVIYTSGSTGKPKGAVLEHRGLANISAVSRERFALGADGAVLQFASPSFDASVWEITAALTSGARLVLPTDETSRAGEGLAALLTQKRISLTLLPPSTLAALPEGAYPDLRVLISGGEACTAELVKKWAVGSRRFFNAYGPTETTIYATLAELTPDQAGAPPIGRPIPGSVVRILDSAQRQVPIGVPGELCIGGIAVGRGYHGLESLTRERFIQDTFSSNPAARLYRSGDLARWRSDGSIDYLGRLDHQVKLRGYRIELGEVEAAISSHPGVQQALITVHKGQLAAYAVGRGGAIPTVQALREHAKARLPAYMVPAHILLLDAFPMTPNGKIDRKKLPDPVQSHETETFVAPQTHDEQVLARIWAEVLKKDPIGIHDNFFALGGDSILGLQIISRATQQGLRLRPRQLFEHQTIMELAKVASSAQVLHAEQGRVTGSVPLTPIQRWFFEQERAEPQHFNMAVLIDVDPGLDLTVLRRALDVVELHHDALRLRYRRDGEAWSQEHAEGDACGIPLEERDVAGSEGLEAAIAGLHRSFELERGPLMRAALLRMGPGSARLALVAHHLMVDAVSWGIILEDLLTAYSQILAGQPAALQAKTTSFQHWVNRLEAYAASPNARAELDAWLAAGRQDGSQDLPLHDASASDTAGEASTLVSWLEADETQLLLSEVPTAYDVKVNEVLIAALAKTLSGWTGQNTVRIDLDGHGREFLFEDVDLSRTVGWFASLFPLRLHVGAKENSREMLARVKDALRRIPSGGIGYGLLRYLSPDASIRSRLQAVTQGGVVFNYLGQMRAIPEHGAFRGVAKEGVGLLHSPVAARPHRIEINAAIEAGQRLRINWTFGPKVLQAETVERLSSAFIANLRAMIRERTEPAAAVRVAADFPAARLSAKDLKRVLTQTKKPR, from the coding sequence ATGAGCTCTCCTCGCGACAGCATGAGCGGCCTCAGCCTCGAGGAGAAGCGCAAGCTCCTGGCTGAGCTCATGGCGAAGTCAGGCAAAAGCGCTCCCCGCATCTTTCCGCTCGCCTCCGGGCAGAAGGCGCTCTGGCTCCTGCAACAGCAGGAGCCGGAGGGAGCCGCTTACAACACACCCTTTGCGCTTCGCATCCGCTCCCAGATCGACGTGGCGGCATTCAAGCGCGCCTTCGAGATGGTGGCCGCGCGCCACCCGAGCCTTCGGACCACGGTCTCGTCGGCCGCGGATGGCCAGCTCCTCCAGACGAGCCACCCCGTGCTCGAGCCGCACTTCGCTCACACCGATGCGAGTGGCTGGACGGCCGAGCAACTCCAGGCCGCGGTCGTCCGCGCTTACCGCCAACCGTTCTCCCTGGAGCGTGGCCCGCTCCTCCGGGGCGATCTGTTTAGCGCTCAGCCCGATGACCACATCCTCCTGATCACGGTTCACCACATCGTCTACGACGGATGGTCGGCGGGAATTCTCCAGGGAGAGCTCACGCGGATCTACCAAGCGCTCTCGAGCGGCGAGCAGCCCTCACTGGCGCCCGTCACGGGCAGCTATGCCGACTTCGTCGCGCAGCAGACGGAGATGCTCGCGGGAGCGGCGGGGCGTGCGCATGGAGAGTACTGGCAGAAGAAGCTCGCCGGCGAGCTGCCTGTCCTGGCGCTGCCCGCGGACCGGAGCCGCTCTGCCCTCGCGGCGAACCGGAGCGGCGCGTGTTCGATCAAGCTCCAGCCCGAGCTGACGAACCGGATCAAGGAGCTTGCGCAGGGCGCGGGGGCCACGCCGTTCGTGGTGCTCTTGTCCGCCTATGCCGCCTTGCTGGGACGTCTGGCCCGGCAAGAGGATCTCCTCATCGGATCCCCGACGGCGGGTCGCCCAGGGGCTGCGTTCCATGGCGTGGTGGGCTACTTCGCCAACTCCGTGGCGCTTCGCGCGGACCTGACTGGCGCTCCGTCCACCCGGCAGTTGATCGCGCGGATGCGCGATGTGGTGCACGAGGCGCTGGCGAACCAGGATTACCCGTTCGCGTCGCTGGTGGAGCGGCTGGGAATCGCGCGGCGCCCCGGCGTATCGCCCATCTTCCAGGCGTCCATGTCGTTCCACTCCTCGCGAGAGGGCGGGGACGCCATGGCCCTTTGGTCCACGCCAGATGAGGAGACCCGCGTCAAATGGGGGAACTTGGAGCTCGAGCCCTATCCCTTGAGCGACCAGGAGACCCAGTTTGATCTCACCCTTGAGATGTGGGAGGTCCGCGGCGCGTTCGCAGGTGCGCTGCGCTTCAACCGGGCCCTCTTCAATGACAGCACCGTCGGCCTGTGGCGCGGCTACTTCGAGAAGCTCCTCGAGCAGATGGTGCGTGCTCCGGACGAGCCCATCGCCCGGCTGGCGCTGGCGGAGCCTGTCACGGCCACGCAGCCCCAAGGGAGCACGCAGCTTGTAGGGCAGGTGGACCGCGCTGGCGAGAGCACCATCACCGCGTGGTTCGAGGCGCAGGTCGCGCGAACCCCAGACGCCGCCGCGCTCAGCTTCGGGGACGTGCACCTCAGCTACGCCGAGCTCAACGCCCGCGCGAACGTAGTGGCACATGAGGTCCGCGGCCGTGGCGTGGGCCCCGAGTCCTTGGTGGGCATCTGCGTCGAGCGGAGCGCGGAGCTGGTCATCGCCATCCTGGGGGTGCTCAAGGCTGGCGGGGCGTATGTCCCGCTGGATCCGGCCAGTCCCCGTGAGCGGTTGGCGCTGATCCTCGAGGACGCCGAGGTCACCGCGCTCGTCACCGAGACCAAGCGCAGGGACGAACTCCCCACGGAGAAAGTGCCCACGATCTTCGTGGACGCGCTCCAGTGGCAAGAAGGGCAGCGTGCGCCGAACCCGGCGCCTGGCCTCACGCCGGACAACGCCGCCTATGTCATCTACACCTCTGGCTCCACCGGACGTCCCAAGGGTGTGATTGTCACCCACGCCAATGCCACGCGCCTGTTCACCACGACGGATGCGCTCTATGGCTTTGGACCGAGCGACGTCTGGACGCTCTTCCACTCGGCCGCTTTCGACTTCTCTGTGTGGGAGCTCTGGGGTGCGCTCTTCTACGGTGGCCGGCTGGTGGTCGTCCCCCACTGGATGACCCGCTCTCCCGAGGCCTTCGGCGAGCTGATCGCGCGCGAGGGGGTGACGGTCCTCAACCAGACACCGTCCGCATTCCGGGCGCTGCTTCGGGCGCCCTCGATCGCGGATGGCGTGGGGGGCCGGGGGCTCAAGTGGATCATCTTCGGCGGCGAGGCGCTCGACGCCGCGACCGTCCGTCCCTGGTTCGAGCGGTACGCGGATGCGGCCACGCGCCTGATCAACATGTATGGCATCACCGAGACCACGGTGCATGTCACGTATCACCATGTGACCCAGGCGGACCTCTCGTCCGCGGCGAGCCTGATTGGCCGCCCCATTCCGGATCTTGTGATCAACCTGCTCGATGAGCACGGCCAGCCTGTTCCGGACGGTGTTCCCGGCGAGATGTACGTCGGCGGCGCGGGGGTCGCGAGGGGATATTTGAAGCGGCCGGAACTCACCGCGCAGCGCTTCATCCACAATCCATCCGCCCCCAGCGAGCGACTCTACCGCTCGGGCGACCTTGCCATCCGTCAGCAAGACGGAACCTTCACGTATCTCGGCCGCATCGATGATCAGGTCAAGATCCGTGGTTTCCGCATCGAACTCGGCGAGATCCAATCCGTGATGGCCCGCCACCCGGCCGTCGCGGACGCCTACGTCTCCACTTACGAGCGGAGCGCGGACGACCGGCGGATCGTCGCCTACGTGGTGCCCAAGCAGGGCGCGTCGGAGATGCTCCTCTCGTCCACCTCGGATGGGGGAATTGGCGACACCCACGTTGGTGAGTGGAAATCGCTCTATGACGATCTTTACGCGCGTTCCGAGGGCGAGTCCCAGAAGGATCCCAGCTTCAACATCGCGGGTTGGAACAGCAGTTACTCCGGTGCGCCGCTCAGCGCCGAGGCAATGAAGGAGTGGGTCAACCACACCGTTCAGCAAGTTCTCGATCGGGCACCGTCGCGTGTGCTGGAGATCGGATGCGGGACCGGACTTCTGCTCACGCGGATTGCTCCCTCCACGGCCGCGTACTGGGCGACCGACGTCTCCGGGGTTGTGGTCAACATGCTCAAAGGGGTCACGAAGAAGACCCCAGGCCTCGAGCACGCGAAGCTCTTCCACTGCGCCGCGGATCAACTGGGGAGCATCGACTTCGGTGACGAGCGCTTCGAGGCGGTGATCCTGAACTCGGTGATTCAGTACTTCCCGAGCGCGGAGTACCTCGCCCGGGCGCTGGAGTCCGCCTCCGCGCGCGTGAGCACGGGAGGATTCATCTTCGTCGGCGACGTACGGAACCTCCGCCTGCTCGAGGCGTTCCACGCGTCGATTGTGCTGGCACAGAGCTCTGGCACGCTCGAGCCCCAGGCGTTGAAGGAGCGGGTGGCGCGGCGGATGGCCGGAGAAGAAGAGCTGGTACTCGATCCGGGCTTCTTCTGGTCCTTGAAGCAGCGCATCCCCCGGCTGAGCCATGTCGAGATCCGCCCGAAGCGTGGCGCGTACCTGAATGAGCTCACCCGCTTCCGCTACGATGTGCTCCTCCACCTGGACACCCCACCGGCCCCTGCCCCCGATGTGGCCTGGGGGCCGGGCAATGTGAGCTTGCCTGAGCTCCGGGCACGCCTGAGCGGAGAGGGCGCCCGGCGGATCGGACTGCGTGGCGTCCGGAACGCCCGCGTCGAGGCGGCCCTGGAGGCCCTGGCGAGCCTGAGCGAACAGGCTTCCACTCGGCCTGGAGCGTTCGAGAAGCTCCGCCGGCGCCTGCTGGATCGCGACGCCCCGTTGCCAACCCACGAGCCCGAGCCGGGCATCGATCCCGAGGCCCTCGCCCAGCTTGCTGGGGAACTCTCGTTCGATGTCTCGTTGGACTGGTCGCGGGGTGGCGTGGATGGCTCTTTTGACGCGGTCTTCACGCGGCGTGCTCCTCCAGGCACCTCCGCGGCCGTGGGAAGCCTCACGGGACCCATCGCGCTCTTCGGGGCGGCGCCAGAGCCAGTGCCGGCTGCGCGCCATGCCAACGATCCGCTCCGGGAGCGGATGGAGCGCCGCTTGGAGAGCGACCTCCGGAAGCGGGCGCAGGATCAGCTCCCCGATTACATGGTGCCGGCGAGCATCATGGTGATCGACGCGATCCCCATGACGGGGAACGGCAAGGTGGACCGGCGCGCGCTGCCGGTCCCGGCGGCTCCCCAGGGGCTGGAGACCGCCTACGTCGAGCCCAGGACGGGAGAGGAAGAGATCCTGGTCAGCATCTTCGCCGAACTGCTCGGCGCGGAGCGGGTGGGTGTGCACGAGAGCTTTTTCGACCTCGGGGGCCACTCGCTCCTGGCCACGCAGGTGGTTTCGCGGGCCCGCGCCGTATTTGGGGTCGATGTTCCGCTGCGCACGCTCTTTGACAGCCCGACCGTCGCGGGACTCGCGGCGGCGGTACAGCAACTGCGCAAGCGCTCGAACGCCGCGGCGCTCGACTTCTCCCCTCCGATGGAGCGGCCGCCTCGGATCCCGCTCTCCTCTTCGCAGGAGCGGCTGTGGGTCCTCGATCGCATCGAGGAGACGCGGGCGCCCATCTACATCATCCCGCTGGTGCTCCGGCTTCGTGGCACGCTGAACCAGGAAGCGCTCCGCCAAAGTTTGGATGGGATCATCCAGCGCCACGAGGCGCTGCGCACCCGCTTCCCCACGGTGGATGGACAACCCGTCCAGGAGATCGCCGAAGAGCTGCACGCCGAGCTTCCGCCCAGCGAGGAGCTGGGCCACGGCGCGGGAGCCACCGAGGCGGAGATCTCGAAGCTCATCCAGGAGCAGGCGGGGCTCGAGGTCTCTCGCCCGTTCGACCTCGAGCGTGGACCGCTGTTCCGGATGCGCCTCCTGCGCATCTCGGAGGGCGATCACGTGCTCGTCTTGACGATGCACCACATCATCTCCGATGGCTGGTCGGTCGGGCTCCTCACGCGGGAGCTCGCGGCGGGCTACAACGCGCTTCAATCCCGGCGCGAGCTGGTGATGCCAGCGCTTCCGGCCCAGTACGCGGACTTCGCGCTCTGGCAGCGGAAGATGCTGCGGGAAGGTGCGCTGTCCGAGTCCATCGAAGCCCACAAGCAGCGGCTCGCCGGAGCGCCCGCGTCGCTCGAGCTGCCCAGCGACCGGCCCCGTCCGGGGGCGCCCTCGTTCAAGGGCGGCGTGGTCCGCTTCCCGGTGGATCGCGCCCTCACGGCCCGTCTCAAGGAGATGAGCCGCCGCGAGGGGGCCACGCTGTACATGACCCTGCTGACCGCGTACTCGGCGTACCTGTCGCGCCTGAGTGGCATGCAGGATCTGATTATCGGCTCACCGGTGGCGAACCGGAACCGCGCCGCGACGGAGCCGCTGATCGGGTTCTTCGTCAACACGTTGGCGCTCAGGGTGGATCTGTCGGGTGATCCGACCTTCCTCGAGTTGCTGGCGCGTGTCCGGCGCACGGCGCTGGATGCCTACGCGGATCAGGATGTGCCCTTCGAGAAGCTGGTGGAAGTGGCCGCGCCCGAGCGAAGCCTCAGCCGCCAACCGCTGGTGCAGGTGATGTTCGCGCTCCAGAACGCGCCGTTCACGCCTCCCGCGCTCGATGGGCTCAACGTGGAGCTTCTCGAACTGGACAGCATCACCGCGAAGTTCGATCTGACGTTGTCCATGCAGGAGACCGCGGACGGCCTGTCCGGTCTCCTCGAGTACAGCGCGGAGCTGTTCGACCGTGGCCGCATCGAGCGGATGGCGGAGCACCTCGTGGTGCTTCTGCGAGAGGTGGTGGAGCACCCGGGGCGCCGTGTTCCCGAGCTCAACATCCTCGACGCCCGCGAGGCCGGGCGGTTGGCGGAGTGGGCCACGGGGCCCAGCGCGCCCGCTGTCCCCGGCTCGGTGGTGGAGATGTTCCTGGAGCAAGTGGCACGCGCTCCGGACGCGATTGCCATCGAGCGGGGAGACCTCAAGCTCAGCTATGGCGAGCTGGATCGGCGCTCCACCCGTCTTGCGCGCCACCTGGCCACGCTGGGCTTCGGACCGGAGAAGCGGGCCGCCCTCTGCCTGCCGGGGTCGGTCGAGTTCATCGTCTCCATGCTCGGTGTCTGGAAGGCCGGGGGGGCGTACGTCCCCGTGGATCCCGAGTATCCCGAGGCGCGCATCGAGCACATGCTCGAGGATTCGAGCGCGGAGCTCTTGCTCACCGTGCGCGCGGCCGGGGAGCGGCCCCGTTTCCAGGGCCGGACGCTCTGGATGGACGAGGAGATTCCCGAGCACGCGCATCCACCGGAGCTGGGTCTTCCGAGCGCCAGCGCGGCGGCTTACGTCATCTACACCTCGGGTTCGACGGGGAAGCCGAAGGGCGCGGTGCTCGAGCACCGGGGGCTCGCCAATATTTCAGCGGTCTCGCGGGAGCGCTTCGCGCTCGGCGCGGACGGCGCTGTCCTCCAGTTCGCCTCTCCTTCCTTCGACGCCTCGGTCTGGGAGATCACGGCAGCGCTCACGAGCGGCGCCCGGCTGGTGTTGCCCACCGACGAGACCTCGCGAGCGGGTGAGGGACTGGCGGCGCTGCTGACCCAAAAGCGCATCTCCCTGACACTTCTGCCGCCCTCCACGCTCGCGGCGTTGCCAGAGGGCGCATACCCGGATCTCCGGGTGCTCATCTCGGGGGGTGAGGCATGTACCGCCGAGCTGGTGAAGAAGTGGGCGGTGGGCTCCAGGCGCTTCTTCAATGCCTATGGTCCGACAGAGACGACGATCTACGCGACGCTCGCGGAGCTCACCCCTGATCAGGCAGGAGCCCCGCCCATCGGGCGTCCCATTCCGGGATCGGTGGTCCGGATCCTCGATTCGGCACAGCGCCAGGTGCCCATCGGTGTGCCCGGAGAGCTGTGCATTGGAGGCATCGCCGTGGGCCGTGGGTATCACGGCCTCGAGTCGCTCACCCGTGAGCGCTTCATCCAGGACACGTTCTCGTCCAATCCGGCGGCCCGGCTCTACCGCAGCGGCGATCTCGCGCGCTGGCGGAGTGATGGCAGCATCGACTACCTCGGCCGCCTCGACCATCAGGTGAAGCTCCGGGGCTACCGGATCGAACTGGGGGAGGTGGAAGCCGCCATCTCCAGCCATCCGGGGGTTCAGCAGGCGCTCATCACCGTCCATAAGGGTCAGCTGGCCGCTTACGCCGTGGGCCGCGGCGGCGCCATTCCCACCGTGCAGGCACTCCGCGAGCATGCGAAGGCACGCCTCCCGGCGTACATGGTTCCGGCCCACATCCTCCTTCTCGACGCGTTCCCCATGACGCCGAACGGGAAGATCGATCGCAAGAAGCTCCCGGATCCCGTGCAGTCTCACGAGACGGAGACCTTCGTCGCCCCGCAGACCCACGACGAACAAGTGCTGGCCCGGATCTGGGCCGAAGTGTTGAAGAAGGATCCCATCGGCATCCACGACAACTTCTTCGCGCTGGGAGGTGACTCGATCCTCGGGCTTCAGATCATCTCTCGAGCCACCCAGCAGGGCCTCCGCCTCAGGCCGCGCCAGCTTTTCGAGCATCAGACGATCATGGAGCTGGCCAAGGTGGCCTCCAGCGCCCAAGTGCTCCATGCCGAGCAGGGGCGGGTGACGGGCAGCGTGCCGCTCACGCCCATTCAGCGCTGGTTCTTCGAGCAGGAGCGTGCCGAGCCGCAGCACTTCAACATGGCGGTGCTGATCGACGTGGATCCAGGGCTCGATCTGACCGTGCTTCGCCGCGCGCTCGATGTGGTGGAACTCCACCATGACGCGCTCCGGCTCCGTTACCGCCGTGACGGCGAGGCCTGGAGCCAGGAGCACGCTGAAGGCGATGCTTGCGGCATCCCGCTCGAAGAGCGGGACGTGGCGGGGAGCGAGGGTCTGGAGGCGGCGATCGCTGGGCTCCACCGCTCGTTCGAGCTCGAGCGAGGCCCCCTCATGCGTGCGGCCCTCCTGCGCATGGGTCCCGGTTCCGCACGGCTCGCTTTGGTGGCCCATCACCTGATGGTGGACGCCGTCTCGTGGGGGATCATCCTGGAGGATCTGCTGACCGCGTACAGCCAGATCTTGGCGGGGCAACCGGCCGCGCTCCAGGCCAAGACAACCTCCTTCCAGCACTGGGTGAACCGCCTTGAGGCCTATGCCGCGTCGCCCAACGCGCGGGCGGAACTCGACGCATGGTTGGCCGCGGGCCGTCAAGACGGCTCACAGGATCTTCCATTGCACGATGCCAGCGCCTCGGACACGGCGGGTGAGGCGTCCACGCTCGTGAGCTGGCTCGAGGCAGATGAGACCCAGCTTCTGCTGAGCGAGGTGCCCACCGCTTACGACGTCAAGGTCAACGAGGTGTTGATCGCCGCGCTCGCGAAGACGCTCTCGGGATGGACGGGCCAGAACACCGTCCGGATCGACCTGGACGGGCATGGGCGCGAGTTCCTCTTCGAGGACGTGGATCTGAGCCGCACAGTGGGGTGGTTCGCCTCGCTCTTCCCGCTCCGGCTGCACGTCGGCGCGAAGGAGAACTCGCGAGAGATGCTCGCGAGGGTGAAGGATGCCCTCCGCCGCATCCCCAGCGGAGGAATCGGCTACGGCCTTCTTCGCTACCTCTCTCCAGATGCGTCCATCCGCTCGAGGCTCCAGGCGGTGACGCAGGGCGGGGTGGTCTTCAACTACCTCGGACAGATGAGGGCGATCCCCGAGCACGGGGCGTTCCGCGGCGTTGCCAAGGAGGGTGTGGGCCTCCTCCATTCCCCGGTTGCCGCGCGGCCCCATCGCATCGAGATCAACGCCGCCATCGAGGCGGGGCAGCGCCTTCGCATCAACTGGACGTTTGGTCCCAAGGTCCTCCAGGCGGAGACCGTCGAGCGCCTGAGCTCGGCGTTCATCGCCAACCTCCGCGCGATGATCCGGGAGCGCACGGAGCCCGCAGCCGCAGTCCGCGTCGCCGCTGATTTCCCAGCGGCGCGCCTGAGCGCCAAGGACCTGAAGCGCGTCCTGACGCAGACGAAGAAGCCCCGCTGA